A part of Chlamydia ibidis 10-1398/6 genomic DNA contains:
- the yidD gene encoding membrane protein insertion efficiency factor YidD, which yields MSFKQIFKQLPSSLCQMVIIVYQWTISPILGSPCRFFPSCSQYALQAFKQHGFCKGMKLTIFRICKCAPWHPGGVDLVPGTTIEEALDCPKDCLNKNNQSDCNK from the coding sequence ATGTCATTTAAACAAATCTTCAAGCAACTACCATCATCGCTATGTCAAATGGTTATTATCGTGTACCAATGGACGATTTCCCCGATCTTAGGATCTCCCTGTCGGTTCTTTCCTTCTTGTTCACAATACGCCTTGCAAGCTTTTAAACAACATGGTTTCTGTAAAGGGATGAAACTGACAATATTTCGGATTTGCAAATGTGCTCCTTGGCACCCAGGCGGAGTGGACCTTGTCCCAGGGACAACTATAGAAGAGGCCTTAGACTGTCCAAAAGACTGTCTCAATAAAAACAATCAATCCGACTGTAATAAATAA
- a CDS encoding HPF/RaiA family ribosome-associated protein, with product MQRSCRPHKQTKRNKFCQGPVEITGKSFQISQPLKKLIFNKSNQLPVSDAIHVVFTPQKNKHSIETHVVVVIGKDTFQAKTIHENPYTAVISSFKKIRNMINKRQKTRIDKKKRGVSLPKEAEEAFPFDQKPPAFYENLL from the coding sequence ATGCAACGTTCTTGTCGTCCGCATAAACAAACAAAACGAAACAAGTTTTGCCAAGGTCCTGTTGAAATTACTGGCAAATCTTTTCAAATTTCTCAACCCCTAAAAAAACTAATTTTTAATAAGAGTAATCAGCTACCTGTGTCAGACGCGATACACGTAGTTTTTACACCTCAAAAAAACAAGCATAGTATAGAAACTCATGTTGTGGTGGTTATAGGCAAAGATACATTTCAAGCTAAAACGATACACGAAAACCCTTACACGGCAGTAATTTCATCATTTAAGAAAATTCGAAATATGATCAACAAACGCCAAAAAACACGAATAGATAAGAAAAAACGAGGGGTAAGTTTACCGAAAGAAGCGGAAGAAGCCTTCCCGTTCGACCAAAAGCCCCCCGCTTTCTATGAAAATCTTCTATAA
- a CDS encoding RMD1 family protein: MRCTAYCTASCYNLHVLFHLLKSHFPTVLSREYVLVSPKHPEEDDRIAIFFPFGVTVFWGWEEAEEVKMLQSIVTASPDILPQPEIDCYNFDYGEKLQIRRDRLILADKHLNTKLAISFGLAQSVKLTIFEATIYKTIEDSKRLPQDLATKGKISMPRKAIAKKIGKLFLDKASVNLHSDILDEPDFFWEHPETQPIYVDVLSCLDINARINVLNHRLTILGDVLEILNDQLNHQHSSALEWTIICLIMLEVAVALLKDVFNVI, translated from the coding sequence ATGCGTTGTACAGCTTACTGCACAGCTTCGTGTTATAACCTTCACGTGTTATTCCACCTTCTAAAGTCTCATTTTCCTACTGTTCTATCTAGGGAATATGTACTAGTATCGCCTAAGCATCCAGAAGAGGACGATAGGATCGCTATTTTCTTTCCGTTTGGGGTGACAGTTTTTTGGGGCTGGGAAGAAGCTGAAGAAGTAAAAATGTTACAATCTATAGTAACGGCATCTCCTGATATCTTGCCTCAGCCAGAAATAGACTGTTATAATTTTGATTACGGTGAAAAACTTCAGATCCGAAGAGATCGGTTAATTCTAGCAGACAAGCATCTCAACACAAAACTTGCCATATCATTCGGATTAGCACAATCTGTAAAGCTCACCATTTTCGAAGCCACTATTTATAAAACCATTGAAGATTCTAAACGTCTTCCTCAAGATCTGGCAACTAAAGGAAAAATTTCTATGCCTAGGAAAGCTATTGCCAAGAAGATTGGTAAACTTTTCTTAGATAAAGCTTCAGTTAATCTACATTCCGATATACTAGATGAACCAGATTTTTTCTGGGAGCATCCAGAAACCCAACCTATCTATGTTGATGTGCTGAGTTGTTTGGACATTAATGCAAGGATTAACGTTCTCAACCATCGTCTGACTATTCTCGGAGATGTTCTAGAAATTCTTAACGACCAATTAAACCACCAACATTCCTCGGCTCTAGAATGGACAATTATCTGCTTGATTATGTTGGAAGTCGCTGTTGCTCTACTCAAAGATGTTTTTAATGTCATTTAA
- a CDS encoding phosphoribosyltransferase, which translates to MNIRFILIALVSLIITPLSAYSRDKCIKEPSAISSDEEYFKYLEEGEASRIYVSQEKSGQMKTREFVSLDLVSKYMVPILAYQIKKSGKHYDAIVAIPRGGLCLAQMLSYPLHIHNILFASAQSYFEGDIQGEVQIGQLPNLENYNRVLLVDDLLDSGNTIKVLLQTLGALYPKVAIDTCVGHIKLSRDPMPTYYCFEGKDWIIYEWYGSHVE; encoded by the coding sequence ATGAATATCAGGTTTATTTTAATTGCTTTAGTTTCCTTAATAATTACACCACTTTCTGCGTACTCTCGAGATAAATGCATTAAAGAACCAAGCGCTATCTCTTCTGACGAAGAATATTTTAAATATTTAGAAGAGGGTGAGGCGTCGCGAATTTATGTGTCTCAAGAAAAAAGTGGACAGATGAAGACTAGGGAATTTGTGTCCCTTGATTTAGTCTCCAAATACATGGTCCCTATTTTAGCTTATCAAATAAAAAAATCCGGGAAACATTACGACGCTATCGTAGCTATCCCTAGAGGGGGGTTATGCCTTGCTCAGATGTTGTCGTATCCTTTGCATATTCATAATATTCTTTTTGCTTCTGCTCAAAGTTATTTTGAAGGAGATATTCAAGGGGAAGTACAGATAGGACAGCTACCAAATCTAGAAAATTATAATCGAGTACTTTTAGTGGATGATTTGTTAGATTCTGGAAATACGATTAAAGTTTTGCTTCAGACTTTGGGAGCTTTATATCCGAAAGTAGCAATTGACACATGTGTGGGGCATATAAAGTTATCCAGAGATCCGATGCCTACCTACTATTGTTTTGAGGGTAAAGATTGGATTATTTATGAGTGGTATGGATCACATGTTGAATAA
- a CDS encoding two-component system sensor histidine kinase NtrB, whose product MNRNNICNSCSATHELLEIKARVTQSYKEANTILTSIPDGIILLSEQGTILICNSQAKDILGIPGNLEILHKPFDQFFPDNFFGFSLKEYLTTTPKPKTLRLTLSKNDNDRDVEIFVRKNDMNNYLFILIRDRSEYRQLEHAIEKYRSISELGKMTATLAHEIRNPLTGIAGFASLLKEELPSPRHQRMLSSIIDGTRSLNSLVSSMLEFTKSQPLHLKTIDLQAFFSSLIPLLSITFPLCQFERRTSASIERSIDTDRMKSVVWNLVKNASEATHLPIVLTLHPGGDISVSNPGELPTEVMNKLFTPFFTTKTRGNGLGLAEAQKIMRLHGGDIHVENINQNVVFTLKLPTN is encoded by the coding sequence ATGAACAGAAACAATATATGTAACTCCTGTTCTGCAACGCACGAACTGTTAGAAATTAAAGCTCGTGTTACTCAATCCTATAAAGAAGCTAACACCATCTTAACATCTATCCCTGATGGAATTATTCTCCTATCAGAACAGGGGACTATTCTTATTTGTAATTCCCAAGCTAAAGATATTCTCGGCATTCCTGGAAATTTGGAAATCCTTCACAAACCTTTTGATCAATTTTTCCCGGATAATTTCTTTGGATTCTCATTAAAAGAATATCTAACCACTACACCTAAACCTAAAACGTTAAGGCTGACATTATCAAAAAATGATAATGACCGGGATGTAGAAATCTTTGTAAGAAAAAATGATATGAATAATTACTTATTCATTCTTATTCGCGATCGATCTGAGTACAGACAATTAGAACACGCCATAGAAAAATATCGTAGCATATCAGAATTAGGGAAAATGACAGCAACGTTAGCTCACGAAATCCGAAACCCACTAACTGGGATTGCAGGTTTTGCTTCTCTTTTAAAAGAAGAACTTCCATCACCTAGGCACCAGAGAATGCTATCCTCTATCATAGATGGCACACGATCTCTGAACTCTCTAGTTTCTTCTATGCTAGAGTTTACAAAATCTCAACCATTACACTTAAAAACTATAGATCTACAAGCATTCTTCTCTTCATTAATTCCATTACTTTCTATTACCTTTCCTCTTTGCCAATTTGAACGAAGAACATCCGCTTCTATAGAACGGTCTATAGATACAGATCGTATGAAAAGCGTAGTTTGGAATTTGGTGAAAAATGCTTCCGAAGCTACACACCTTCCTATAGTTTTGACTCTACACCCAGGTGGAGACATATCTGTTAGCAATCCAGGAGAATTACCTACAGAGGTCATGAATAAATTATTTACCCCTTTCTTCACTACGAAAACCCGGGGTAATGGATTAGGTCTAGCTGAAGCACAAAAGATTATGCGCCTCCATGGAGGCGACATTCACGTCGAGAATATTAACCAGAACGTTGTTTTCACACTAAAATTGCCTACGAACTAG
- a CDS encoding toxin-antitoxin system YwqK family antitoxin, protein MKQLIFCACVFTYSCFAYGAASRQDPSVMKETFRNSYGIIVSGQDWNKRGCDGTITKVLKDGSTLHEVYSQGLLHGEITLTFPHSTVLSVTKTYQHGRLLASKTFFPNGLPSQEEIFREDGSHVFTKWPDNNDNDTITEPYFVETTYQGRILEGTYSSFNGKYTSSIRNGEGIRSTFSPNNVLLSEETFNDGVLTKVTTFYPNRDPQSITHYVDDQIHGLRFTYLPGGIPNTIEEWRHSQQDGTTIIFKNGCKVAEIPFVKGAKHGLELRYNEENSIAEEVTWKNNHLHGMRKIYAAGVYKCEWYHRGRLVSKAKFERLNTAG, encoded by the coding sequence ATGAAACAGTTGATTTTTTGTGCTTGCGTATTTACGTATTCCTGCTTTGCTTATGGGGCGGCATCCCGACAAGATCCTTCCGTCATGAAAGAAACCTTCCGCAACAGTTACGGGATTATCGTTTCTGGTCAGGATTGGAATAAACGAGGGTGTGATGGGACAATAACCAAGGTATTGAAAGACGGCTCTACGCTACATGAAGTATACTCACAAGGTTTATTACATGGAGAGATTACTCTAACTTTTCCTCACTCTACTGTCCTGTCTGTTACTAAAACTTATCAACATGGCAGGCTATTAGCCTCTAAAACATTCTTCCCTAATGGACTTCCATCTCAAGAAGAAATTTTTCGAGAAGATGGCTCTCATGTTTTCACTAAATGGCCTGATAATAACGACAACGATACAATCACTGAACCTTATTTTGTAGAAACTACATATCAAGGTCGTATTCTGGAAGGGACTTACTCTTCATTCAATGGGAAATATACGTCAAGTATTCGGAATGGAGAAGGAATACGTTCTACATTTTCTCCGAACAACGTTCTCCTATCAGAAGAGACCTTTAATGATGGTGTATTGACGAAGGTGACCACGTTTTATCCTAATCGCGACCCTCAATCCATCACACACTATGTTGACGATCAGATTCATGGCTTACGCTTTACATACCTCCCTGGAGGCATTCCTAACACTATTGAGGAATGGCGACATAGCCAACAAGATGGGACCACTATTATTTTTAAAAACGGTTGTAAAGTTGCAGAAATTCCTTTCGTAAAGGGTGCAAAACACGGTTTAGAACTACGTTATAATGAAGAAAATAGCATCGCTGAAGAAGTTACATGGAAGAACAATCACCTCCATGGTATGCGAAAAATTTATGCGGCAGGTGTTTATAAATGCGAGTGGTACCACAGAGGGCGTTTAGTCTCAAAAGCTAAGTTTGAAAGACTAAATACAGCAGGATAG
- a CDS encoding MGMT family protein, whose protein sequence is MVSENSKHSLYQACSQGLSVAKRPPLQLIVHFENNTVVKTRLSIAPVFSCLFLGPGSHKAMEDIVVWCAKYTEKMSPSPTSYIKKSQLSHTQQEILDCIANIPFGHTMTSYEVARIINTDFQTVEKFCSYNPFVLLYPCHRVIRENYNDSSLGEQTRNILLQFEGIHLK, encoded by the coding sequence TTGGTTTCTGAGAATTCAAAACATTCGTTATATCAAGCGTGTTCTCAAGGTTTATCAGTAGCAAAGCGCCCTCCTTTGCAGTTGATAGTGCATTTTGAAAATAACACTGTTGTCAAAACTCGGCTCTCTATAGCTCCTGTGTTTTCTTGTCTGTTTTTAGGACCAGGATCACACAAAGCTATGGAAGATATAGTCGTTTGGTGTGCAAAATACACAGAGAAAATGAGTCCATCGCCCACATCTTATATCAAGAAATCGCAGCTTTCTCATACACAACAAGAGATTTTGGATTGCATAGCAAATATCCCTTTTGGGCATACTATGACCTCGTATGAAGTTGCAAGGATTATCAATACCGACTTTCAAACTGTTGAGAAATTCTGCTCCTACAATCCTTTCGTATTACTTTATCCATGTCATCGCGTTATTCGTGAAAACTATAACGATTCCTCATTGGGAGAGCAGACTCGTAATATCTTATTACAATTTGAAGGCATCCATCTAAAATAG
- a CDS encoding sigma-54-dependent transcriptional regulator: MVIEKILIVDDEPLLRDFLSDLLISRSYTPITADNVHQGIQKIRKENFDLIISDMNMPDGSAFDIIAAAKNHPNHPPVLVITAYGTIENAVKAMHHGAFNYLTKPFSAEALFAFISKAKEIRSLVNENLLLKSQISSDAHPLIAESVAMKQILEKAKKAANSSANIFIHGESGCGKEVLSFFIHRNSPRSGYPYIKVNCAAIPDTLLESEFFGHEKGAFTGATTKKSGRFELAHKGTLLLDEITEVPINLQAKLLRAIQEREFEHLGGTTTISVDVRILATSNRDLKEAIEEKSFRQDLYYRLNVIPLHLPPLRERKDDILPLAQYFLDKFCRLNNKTKKVLSKDAQDALIDYSWPGNIRELSNILERAVILEAPTYLTESMLSL; the protein is encoded by the coding sequence ATGGTGATAGAAAAAATTCTCATAGTCGACGATGAACCCCTTCTTCGAGATTTTCTTTCCGATCTACTCATATCTCGGAGCTATACCCCAATAACAGCGGATAATGTACATCAAGGCATACAGAAGATACGTAAAGAAAATTTTGATTTAATTATTTCTGATATGAATATGCCTGATGGTTCTGCGTTCGATATTATTGCTGCAGCAAAAAATCATCCCAACCATCCCCCCGTGCTTGTAATTACGGCATACGGAACAATTGAAAATGCAGTAAAAGCTATGCACCATGGAGCTTTTAACTACTTAACAAAACCGTTTTCAGCAGAGGCTTTATTTGCCTTTATCTCTAAAGCCAAGGAAATTAGATCTCTTGTTAACGAAAATTTACTGTTAAAATCACAGATTTCTTCGGATGCCCACCCACTAATTGCAGAAAGTGTAGCTATGAAACAAATATTAGAGAAAGCCAAGAAAGCTGCTAATAGCTCTGCCAACATCTTTATACATGGCGAATCGGGATGCGGGAAAGAGGTCCTTTCGTTCTTTATCCACAGAAATTCACCTAGATCAGGCTACCCTTACATAAAAGTTAATTGCGCAGCTATTCCAGATACCTTACTCGAATCAGAATTCTTTGGTCATGAAAAGGGGGCATTCACCGGAGCCACCACAAAAAAATCCGGACGTTTTGAATTAGCCCATAAAGGCACTCTTTTATTAGATGAGATAACAGAAGTTCCTATCAATCTACAAGCCAAGCTATTAAGAGCTATACAAGAACGAGAATTCGAACATTTGGGAGGCACAACGACAATATCTGTAGATGTCCGTATTCTTGCAACATCGAATAGAGATCTCAAAGAAGCGATAGAGGAAAAAAGTTTTCGGCAAGACCTATATTACCGTCTTAATGTTATCCCTCTGCACCTGCCCCCCTTGAGAGAACGAAAAGATGACATTTTACCTTTAGCCCAATACTTTCTTGATAAATTTTGTCGCTTGAACAACAAAACAAAGAAAGTTTTATCAAAAGATGCACAGGATGCTCTGATTGACTACTCCTGGCCCGGGAATATTCGAGAATTATCGAATATCTTAGAAAGAGCTGTGATTTTAGAAGCACCGACATACCTTACTGAAAGTATGCTTTCCCTATGA
- a CDS encoding HAD family hydrolase, translating into MQIDQFDVFLFDLDGLVLNTEPIFYRAFLEAWESYSVPLSMDFCTYYHLSMLGREKFQECVIEDFPASKGFFPKCFEDRERLYRNLVNEVVPELMPGIETFLKCLISKNKICGVVTNSSKEVTTRFLSKIPTLELFHFWVTREDYPRSKPYPDSYQYAYRTFVRQEQKVVGFEDSIKGLRALSKIPATMVAINPMMSLTTHSHPDFEGKNFHYFPSFCELCPQHEEQNQL; encoded by the coding sequence ATGCAAATCGATCAGTTTGACGTTTTTCTTTTTGATTTAGATGGTTTGGTATTAAATACGGAACCTATATTCTACCGTGCTTTTCTAGAAGCTTGGGAATCCTATTCTGTCCCGCTATCTATGGACTTTTGCACATATTATCATCTTTCTATGCTGGGACGGGAAAAATTTCAGGAATGTGTAATAGAGGACTTCCCTGCATCTAAAGGATTTTTCCCAAAATGTTTTGAAGATAGGGAAAGATTATATCGAAATTTGGTTAATGAAGTAGTCCCAGAATTGATGCCCGGAATAGAAACTTTTTTAAAGTGTTTAATTTCGAAAAATAAGATCTGTGGTGTAGTTACTAATTCTTCTAAAGAAGTGACGACTCGTTTCTTATCTAAAATTCCTACTTTGGAGTTATTTCATTTTTGGGTAACACGAGAGGATTATCCTCGTTCTAAACCTTATCCTGACAGCTACCAGTATGCGTATCGTACTTTTGTGCGGCAGGAACAAAAAGTTGTTGGTTTTGAAGATAGTATTAAAGGATTACGAGCTCTCTCTAAAATTCCAGCAACTATGGTTGCGATTAATCCAATGATGTCGTTGACAACTCATAGCCATCCTGATTTCGAGGGCAAGAATTTTCACTATTTCCCTTCATTTTGTGAATTATGCCCACAACACGAAGAACAAAACCAATTGTAA
- a CDS encoding type I restriction enzyme HsdR N-terminal domain-containing protein yields MNDSKLKIFDPIRYKNLHVTPEECVRQGLLTFLTDELGYPKNLIIVEKGLRTLLPLLNCKDTYLPKRRPDVLVITPTTYIDDMNKQHDFGHPKPLWLIECKAEVINQKTINQVLSYNYVIGAPCLSVVSYNKQKTGFINPETQTLDFYPGLPSYSQLISYYLKIKRLNT; encoded by the coding sequence GTGAATGATTCTAAACTTAAAATTTTTGACCCAATACGCTACAAAAATCTTCATGTTACCCCTGAAGAATGTGTACGACAAGGTTTATTAACTTTTCTGACTGACGAACTCGGATATCCAAAAAATCTCATCATTGTAGAAAAGGGCCTTCGCACCTTGCTTCCTCTTCTCAATTGTAAAGACACGTACCTTCCTAAACGACGCCCCGACGTTCTAGTAATTACTCCTACCACATACATAGATGACATGAATAAGCAACACGATTTTGGACATCCAAAACCCTTGTGGTTAATCGAATGTAAAGCTGAAGTAATTAATCAGAAAACCATTAACCAAGTTTTAAGTTATAATTACGTTATTGGAGCTCCATGTCTTTCGGTGGTTAGTTACAATAAACAAAAAACAGGGTTTATCAATCCAGAAACGCAAACTCTAGATTTTTATCCCGGCTTACCGTCATACTCTCAACTAATCTCCTACTACCTAAAAATCAAAAGACTAAATACCTAA
- the recO gene encoding DNA repair protein RecO has protein sequence MLSNLPGIVLKICPSGKDHLIATILSPVGLVSFFVKHGQTLSCEFRDCLQPISLGEFQLQERANKIRILVRAEVKNPFSEIKASYELLSAAGNMVRGILMSQWHEKPSKILFTLVLNFLIRLPQSKNPQMFASIFLIKLLQYEGILDLSSKCSTCKQVIATPNLIRYQGMKFCPKDAPESGIQLEREEEKIICAIAQAKKFQDLVELSNFPIKLSEKIIALFQTTQHVNA, from the coding sequence ATGCTCTCCAATCTTCCAGGAATTGTATTAAAAATCTGTCCGTCAGGGAAAGATCATCTAATAGCTACGATTCTATCTCCAGTAGGATTGGTATCATTTTTTGTTAAACATGGCCAAACACTAAGTTGTGAGTTTCGTGATTGCCTACAGCCAATATCTCTAGGAGAATTTCAACTACAAGAACGTGCTAATAAAATACGGATTCTAGTACGAGCAGAGGTTAAAAATCCCTTTTCGGAAATTAAAGCATCATATGAACTTTTATCTGCTGCGGGAAACATGGTAAGAGGGATTTTAATGTCTCAATGGCATGAGAAACCTTCGAAAATACTTTTTACTCTCGTGTTGAATTTTCTAATCCGGCTTCCCCAAAGTAAAAACCCGCAGATGTTTGCCTCAATATTTTTGATCAAACTTCTACAATATGAAGGTATTCTAGACTTATCTTCGAAGTGTTCCACATGCAAACAAGTTATTGCCACTCCCAATTTAATCCGATATCAAGGGATGAAATTCTGTCCTAAAGATGCACCCGAATCAGGCATTCAGTTAGAAAGGGAAGAAGAAAAAATTATCTGTGCTATTGCACAAGCAAAAAAATTTCAAGATCTCGTCGAACTCTCTAATTTTCCTATAAAACTTTCAGAAAAAATTATTGCGTTATTCCAAACAACACAACACGTAAACGCTTAA
- the pheT gene encoding phenylalanine--tRNA ligase subunit beta encodes MRVSLSLLQSFFSSPLPVKTVLGACDRIGLEAEVETSVDLPSSVVTAKVVSTIPHPNADKLVVATLFTGKEEFQVVCGAPNCRPGIIVPLALVGAKLTDAKGESYSIKKSKLRGVESQGMCCGADEIGFPHLQTNTRELFEFPDTTPLGEDACTILSDSYIEFSLTPNLGHCASVLGLAREIALLSDVDLVIPEEFSFSPLPIITKRSTDHNFEACPLLCSVKISGISICDSPRELQTTLLQLQQKPINSIVDITNYIMLTLGQPLHAYDADYVDFDSLKVTKTRTNTPLVLLNSQQVDLPEDTVVVEDKNTILGLAGVMGGLASSVRETTKEVILEAAYFVPNVIRASQTQIPIHSESAYRFSRGIDRNHVLTSLYAAIHYVQKLFPKALVSPVHVLGTTTAPLNEIHLRPKTIRRVLGREISSKTLEDKLNSLGFKANTNSSQDILNVSIPSYRNDIKEEIDLVEEICRTEPWQIKDIEKQPTYTPIYLLKRKIVNFLSQAGLQEFFTCDLLDPETAALTGDTSFLSLQGSSQTTVLRNSLLPGLLNSLATNLHRQAPYVHAFELGTSYGKQGSKYQENHKLGIILSGQAENTSWISHNRPLSFYSIKGWFERLCAFLRISPESYTFEPSSNPNFHPYQQAEIYLNKKFLGILGTLHPELCKKVHVKSSVFFAEINVDNLLPTQKKLEFLYQPYPIYPSSSRDVTIAIDESAPAGLLKKKLLSFRSKWLESVSVISIYQDKNSNEQSKNVSLRLTFRDANKTLSNQEIEEEYKRLVSLLHE; translated from the coding sequence ATGCGGGTTTCTCTGTCCTTATTGCAATCATTTTTTTCTTCTCCTCTTCCTGTAAAAACAGTGTTGGGAGCATGCGACCGTATAGGACTTGAGGCAGAAGTAGAGACCTCCGTGGATCTGCCTTCTTCAGTAGTAACAGCAAAAGTTGTAAGCACTATCCCACATCCTAATGCCGATAAGCTAGTAGTAGCTACTTTATTCACTGGGAAAGAGGAATTTCAGGTAGTTTGCGGAGCCCCAAACTGTCGTCCAGGCATCATTGTTCCTTTAGCCCTCGTAGGAGCTAAGCTCACTGATGCTAAAGGGGAATCTTATAGTATTAAAAAATCAAAATTACGCGGCGTAGAATCACAAGGGATGTGTTGTGGTGCTGACGAGATAGGTTTCCCTCATTTACAAACAAATACACGAGAGTTGTTTGAGTTTCCTGATACCACTCCTTTAGGAGAAGATGCTTGCACGATTCTCTCTGATAGCTATATTGAATTTTCGTTAACTCCAAATCTTGGACATTGTGCCTCAGTCCTAGGACTTGCTAGAGAAATTGCTTTATTATCTGACGTAGACCTTGTTATCCCTGAAGAATTTTCGTTTTCTCCTCTCCCGATTATCACGAAGAGATCTACGGACCATAATTTTGAAGCCTGCCCACTTTTATGCTCTGTGAAAATTTCTGGAATAAGCATTTGTGACTCCCCCAGAGAACTGCAAACAACATTGCTACAGCTACAGCAAAAGCCCATCAATTCTATTGTTGACATAACAAATTACATTATGCTTACCCTGGGTCAACCTCTTCACGCTTATGATGCTGACTACGTCGATTTTGACTCCTTGAAAGTTACTAAGACTCGAACCAACACACCACTTGTCTTGCTCAACAGTCAACAAGTCGATCTACCTGAAGATACTGTCGTTGTAGAAGATAAAAATACGATACTTGGTCTTGCTGGAGTAATGGGTGGATTAGCTTCCTCTGTCCGAGAAACAACAAAGGAAGTTATATTAGAGGCTGCTTATTTTGTTCCTAACGTTATCCGTGCTTCGCAAACCCAGATTCCTATACATTCTGAATCCGCGTATCGCTTCTCTCGAGGAATCGATCGAAATCATGTCCTAACTTCACTATATGCCGCTATACACTACGTGCAAAAACTCTTCCCTAAGGCATTAGTTTCTCCTGTCCACGTATTAGGGACAACAACGGCGCCTCTAAATGAAATTCACCTACGCCCTAAAACTATAAGGCGTGTGTTAGGTAGGGAAATTTCTTCAAAAACTCTTGAAGATAAGTTAAATTCTTTAGGTTTTAAAGCCAATACTAACTCTTCTCAGGATATACTTAACGTATCAATACCTTCTTACAGAAACGATATTAAAGAAGAAATTGATCTAGTTGAGGAGATTTGCCGTACTGAACCCTGGCAAATTAAGGATATCGAGAAACAGCCTACTTATACTCCTATTTATCTATTGAAAAGAAAAATAGTGAATTTCTTATCTCAGGCAGGGTTACAAGAATTTTTCACTTGTGACCTTCTTGATCCTGAAACTGCTGCTCTCACTGGTGATACTTCTTTTCTTAGTTTACAGGGTTCTAGTCAAACGACAGTTTTACGCAATTCACTACTACCCGGCTTACTAAACAGCTTAGCAACTAACTTACATAGACAGGCCCCCTACGTACATGCTTTTGAATTAGGTACGTCTTATGGTAAGCAGGGTTCCAAATATCAAGAAAACCACAAATTAGGAATAATTCTTTCTGGCCAAGCAGAGAACACTTCATGGATTTCACACAATCGCCCATTATCCTTTTATTCTATCAAGGGGTGGTTTGAACGCTTATGTGCGTTTCTACGGATTTCTCCGGAGTCCTATACTTTCGAGCCGAGTAGTAACCCTAATTTTCATCCCTACCAACAAGCAGAAATATATCTGAATAAAAAATTTCTAGGTATTTTAGGAACTCTGCATCCTGAATTATGTAAAAAAGTGCATGTAAAATCTTCAGTATTCTTTGCTGAAATCAATGTTGATAATTTACTGCCGACGCAAAAGAAGTTAGAATTCTTATATCAACCTTATCCCATATACCCCTCTTCTTCTCGCGACGTAACTATCGCCATTGATGAATCGGCACCAGCGGGCTTGTTAAAGAAAAAACTTTTAAGTTTCCGTTCTAAATGGCTTGAAAGTGTTTCCGTGATCAGTATATATCAAGATAAGAACTCAAATGAACAAAGTAAAAACGTGTCTTTACGACTTACTTTTCGAGATGCAAATAAGACACTTTCTAATCAAGAAATAGAAGAAGAATATAAGCGTTTGGTTAGTTTATTACATGAATAG